A region of Bifidobacterium adolescentis ATCC 15703 DNA encodes the following proteins:
- a CDS encoding NAD+ synthase: protein MTDIRFALAQIDTCVGDLDSNADKVMRYAHLAARQGAQVVVFPEMTLTGYPIEDLALRATFRKAAWDKANWLATELASDSLGELYVVVGTVGTDRETSKPRNRLVVLHDGVVWAGYDKHFLPNYGVFDEFRIFSPGNKSMVLDVNGARIGVAICEDIWQDGGPVAELAKENIDLLLTMNGSPYEEGKTDTRLDLAVRRAAEVNAPMIYLNQVGGQDDLVFDGGSFVVDTNGTLLECSPMFMEDLSFFDLDTSAEHQKVGTIAAKPDPDEEVYTACVLGLKDYMAKNHFKGVCLGLSGGIDSALVAAMAADAVGGENVYGISMPSMYSSDGSKDDAADLARNIGAHYDIQPIEPLFVSFQNQLELEGVAAENLQARIRGVIVMAYSNSKGLLAVATGNKSELACGYSTIYGDAVGGYAPIKDLLKTRVWEISRWRNKAAAAGMGIGGLHVVGNEQGSAGTALPDGVMIPVNSIEKAPSAELRPGQKDSDSLPEYALLDQVLAMYIEHAHGRADLLADGFDEATVDTVMRLVDRAEWKRRQYPLGPKVTALAFGRDRRLPVTNAFRE, encoded by the coding sequence ATGACAGACATTCGCTTCGCACTCGCCCAAATCGACACCTGCGTCGGAGACCTTGATTCCAACGCCGACAAGGTCATGCGATACGCGCATCTCGCCGCTCGGCAGGGCGCGCAAGTCGTCGTGTTCCCGGAAATGACATTGACCGGATACCCCATCGAAGACCTCGCACTGCGTGCCACCTTCCGCAAAGCCGCATGGGACAAAGCCAACTGGCTCGCCACCGAACTGGCATCCGACAGTCTCGGCGAACTATATGTGGTGGTCGGCACTGTAGGCACCGACCGTGAAACCTCCAAACCGCGCAACCGACTCGTCGTCCTGCACGACGGCGTTGTCTGGGCCGGCTACGACAAGCATTTCCTGCCCAATTACGGCGTGTTCGACGAATTCCGCATCTTCAGCCCCGGCAACAAATCCATGGTGCTCGACGTGAACGGCGCGCGCATCGGCGTGGCCATCTGCGAGGACATCTGGCAGGACGGCGGCCCTGTGGCCGAACTCGCCAAGGAGAACATCGACCTGCTGCTGACCATGAACGGTTCGCCATACGAGGAAGGCAAAACCGACACCCGTCTCGACCTCGCGGTGCGCCGCGCGGCCGAAGTGAACGCCCCGATGATCTACCTGAACCAAGTGGGCGGCCAGGACGACCTCGTCTTCGACGGCGGCAGCTTCGTTGTGGACACCAACGGCACCCTGCTTGAGTGCTCGCCGATGTTCATGGAGGATCTGAGCTTCTTCGACTTGGACACGTCCGCGGAGCATCAGAAGGTCGGTACGATCGCAGCCAAGCCCGATCCGGACGAGGAAGTGTACACCGCCTGCGTGCTGGGTCTGAAGGATTACATGGCCAAGAACCATTTCAAGGGCGTGTGCCTGGGCCTGTCCGGCGGCATCGATTCCGCGCTCGTGGCTGCCATGGCGGCCGACGCGGTGGGCGGCGAGAACGTGTACGGCATCTCCATGCCGAGCATGTATTCGTCCGACGGATCCAAGGACGATGCAGCTGATCTGGCGCGCAATATCGGCGCGCATTATGACATCCAGCCCATCGAGCCGCTGTTCGTCTCCTTCCAAAACCAGCTGGAACTGGAAGGCGTCGCCGCCGAGAACCTGCAGGCGCGCATCCGCGGCGTCATCGTCATGGCCTACTCGAACTCCAAAGGACTGCTGGCCGTGGCCACCGGCAACAAGTCCGAACTGGCATGCGGCTATTCCACGATCTACGGCGATGCGGTCGGCGGCTATGCGCCGATCAAGGACCTGCTCAAGACCCGCGTGTGGGAGATCTCCCGCTGGCGCAACAAGGCTGCCGCCGCCGGCATGGGCATCGGCGGTCTGCATGTCGTCGGCAACGAGCAGGGGAGCGCGGGCACTGCGCTGCCGGATGGTGTGATGATCCCCGTCAACTCGATCGAGAAGGCGCCGTCCGCCGAATTGCGCCCAGGGCAGAAGGATTCCGATTCACTGCCGGAATACGCGCTGCTCGACCAAGTATTGGCGATGTACATCGAGCATGCTCATGGCCGCGCCGACCTGCTGGCCGACGGCTTCGACGAGGCGACCGTCGACACGGTCATGCGATTGGTCGACCGCGCCGAATGGAAGCGTCGCCAGTATCCGCTGGGACCGAAGGTGACGGCGCTGGCGTTTGGACGTGATCGCCGTCTGCCGGTCACCAACGCATTCCGCGAATAA
- a CDS encoding M20 metallopeptidase family protein yields MSEHIEITPEIIEIRHYLHAHPERSFKEYETSAYIEKLLRAHDIEVLNNPLETGVVGLIRGDQPGPRIALRADIDGLPIQEDTGLPFSSVNDGVMHGCGHDLHMSYMLGAAFWLAKHRKRIKGSIKLLFQPAEELGLGAKAMVDAGLLADVSAAIGAHNNPNYAPGQIAVGPEPMMAGCVKFHVTLHATGTHAGYPHKGTGPIEALATMVLALQTIVSRNVSPFHPLVLSITEMHGGHVWNVVPDKASFQGTVRYFHKSDGELVEKRFKQQVQSIAAGYGITADIDWDDFQNPLVSDTELSKIVADNVRDYAQLEPIHPSMAGEDFCDFMPVTMPVFAFIGSNGEEGCPDWHSPHFVGLDESLQAGVEFYANAALTVLNELS; encoded by the coding sequence ATGAGCGAACATATCGAAATCACGCCGGAGATCATCGAAATCAGGCACTATCTGCATGCGCACCCCGAACGCAGCTTCAAGGAATACGAGACCAGCGCCTACATTGAGAAGCTGCTGCGCGCACACGACATCGAAGTGCTCAACAATCCGCTCGAAACCGGCGTGGTCGGACTGATCCGCGGCGACCAGCCGGGACCACGCATCGCATTGCGCGCCGACATCGATGGTCTGCCCATCCAGGAAGACACCGGTCTGCCGTTCTCATCCGTCAACGACGGCGTGATGCACGGCTGCGGCCACGACCTGCACATGTCGTACATGCTCGGCGCGGCGTTCTGGCTCGCCAAGCATCGCAAGCGCATCAAGGGCTCCATTAAACTGCTGTTCCAGCCCGCCGAGGAACTTGGCCTCGGCGCGAAGGCCATGGTCGACGCGGGACTGCTCGCCGACGTATCAGCCGCCATCGGCGCGCACAACAACCCGAACTACGCGCCCGGACAGATCGCCGTCGGCCCCGAACCGATGATGGCCGGCTGCGTGAAATTCCATGTAACCCTGCACGCCACCGGCACACACGCCGGCTATCCGCACAAGGGCACCGGCCCGATCGAGGCGCTCGCCACCATGGTCCTCGCATTGCAGACCATCGTGAGCCGTAACGTCTCGCCGTTCCATCCGCTCGTACTGTCCATCACCGAGATGCACGGCGGCCACGTGTGGAACGTCGTACCCGACAAGGCGAGCTTCCAAGGCACCGTACGATACTTCCACAAGTCCGACGGTGAACTGGTGGAGAAACGCTTCAAGCAACAGGTCCAGTCCATTGCGGCCGGTTATGGCATCACCGCCGACATCGATTGGGACGATTTCCAGAACCCGCTCGTCTCCGATACGGAACTTTCCAAGATAGTCGCCGACAACGTGCGCGATTACGCCCAGCTCGAACCCATCCACCCGTCGATGGCGGGGGAGGACTTCTGCGATTTCATGCCCGTCACCATGCCTGTGTTCGCCTTCATCGGATCTAACGGCGAGGAAGGCTGCCCGGATTGGCACAGCCCGCATTTCGTCGGTCTTGACGAATCGCTGCAAGCCGGCGTGGAATTCTACGCCAACGCGGCGCTGACGGTGCTCAACGAACTGTCGTGA
- a CDS encoding Cof-type HAD-IIB family hydrolase has protein sequence MAQDIKTAFFDIDGTLTSFVTHVVPQSTVDALHALQRNGVKVFICSGRAPSYMGVVLDTIPVTFDGIVGLNGQYCTTRDGLDYRHPIDQADVKLITDWLETHADVVANYAESDYGYFNRTNAALERTWNSLGKTAPKIDVHDPRERIANHSTFQISPYVDETMEAEIASMCGNVRGVRWHPAFTDLIPADGGKAVGMQVMLEHFGWTKDNAIAFGDGGNDVDMLRFAGIGVAMGNATDEPKAAADYVTDSVDDAGIANALKHFGVI, from the coding sequence ATGGCTCAGGACATCAAGACGGCGTTTTTCGACATCGACGGCACGTTGACGAGTTTCGTCACGCATGTGGTGCCGCAGTCCACCGTCGACGCGTTGCATGCATTGCAGCGCAATGGCGTGAAGGTGTTCATCTGTTCGGGCCGCGCACCCTCCTACATGGGCGTGGTGCTTGATACCATTCCCGTCACGTTCGACGGCATCGTGGGACTTAACGGCCAGTATTGCACCACGCGCGACGGTCTCGACTACCGGCATCCGATCGACCAGGCCGACGTGAAGCTGATCACCGACTGGCTTGAAACGCATGCCGACGTGGTCGCCAACTATGCGGAAAGCGACTACGGGTATTTCAATCGCACGAACGCCGCATTGGAACGCACGTGGAACAGTCTCGGCAAGACCGCGCCGAAAATCGACGTGCATGATCCGCGCGAACGCATCGCAAACCATTCCACGTTCCAAATCAGCCCGTATGTGGACGAGACGATGGAAGCCGAAATCGCCAGCATGTGCGGCAACGTGCGCGGCGTCAGATGGCATCCCGCTTTCACCGATCTGATTCCCGCCGATGGAGGCAAGGCGGTTGGTATGCAGGTGATGCTGGAGCATTTCGGTTGGACGAAAGACAATGCGATCGCATTCGGCGACGGCGGCAACGATGTGGACATGCTACGATTCGCGGGAATCGGCGTGGCAATGGGCAACGCCACCGACGAGCCGAAAGCGGCGGCCGATTACGTCACCGACAGCGTCGACGACGCCGGCATAGCCAACGCGCTTAAGCATTTCGGCGTTATATGA